One segment of Acropora muricata isolate sample 2 chromosome 8, ASM3666990v1, whole genome shotgun sequence DNA contains the following:
- the LOC136926405 gene encoding histidine N-acetyltransferase-like has protein sequence MKEIIIRKAIASDFQAVLEMSQGIYDGHDYFPCVFHDWLKNPNRTIFIALCGDKPIGLRAIHVVDDGKTFISQGLRIHPKFRGLGLSPRLIEAIHGYIRCNYPSICRERFSTKSDNIERLAIQKKYGDTGLFERDILAYYAAKDTLNAQTLDEVAKSFAVTLKPCSRNFLHDYILNDPVANMFPGRTIIIDWEPFEALRSNIDCILERDDCVFSDRDSSDCSGAQLPKSFAHGRLSPRVKHIHWVASIYTEDPVLFQVHVVQQLKSAFHQIQGDFIFSTFHKQSHSKWGKKLLEEKFGLKSVEFFHNFGLMLFERKFTK, from the coding sequence ATGAAGGAAATAATCATTCGCAAAGCTATTGCTAGTGATTTTCAAGCTGTTTTGGAAATGTCTCAAGGAATATATGATGGGCACGATTACTTTCCTTGTGTTTTCCATGACTGGCTTAAGAACCCGAACCGCACAATTTTTATTGCCTTGTGTGGAGACAAGCCCATCGGTCTGAGGGCAATTCATGTTGTAGACGACGGTAAAACATTCATCAGTCAGGGCCTGCGTATTCATCCCAAATTTCGAGGGCTAGGACTAAGCCCACGGTTGATTGAAGCTATTCACGGTTATATACGTTGCAATTATCCGAGTATCTGTCGAGAACGCTTCTCGACGAAGTCCGACAATATCGAGCGACTAGCTATTCAGAAGAAGTATGGTGACACTGGCTTGTTTGAGAGGGATATTTTAGCGTATTACGCTGCCAAAGATACTTTAAACGCACAGACATTGGATGAAGTTGCGAAGAGCTTTGCCGTGACGCTCAAACCCTGCTCAAGAAACTTCCTTCATGATTACATTCTAAATGATCCAGTTGCAAACATGTTTCCTGGTCGTACCATTATCATTGACTGGGAACCCTTCGAGGCCCTCCGATCCAACATCGATTGCATTCTTGAGCGAGACGACTGTGTATTCTCGGATCGAGATTCGTCCGACTGCTCCGGTGCTCAGTTACCGAAGTCATTCGCTCATGGCCGGCTTTCGCCTCGAGTAAAGCACATTCACTGGGTAGCGTCCATATATACTGAGGATCCCGTGCTGTTTCAAGTTCATGTTGTCCAGCAACTGAAGAGCGCTTTTCACCAAATACAAGGTGATTTTATCTTCTCTACTTTTCACAAGCAAAGCCACAGCAAGTGGGGAAAGAAGCTTCTGGAGGAAAAATTCGGATTGAAGTCTGTGGAATTCTTCCACAACTTTGGGTTAATGCTGTTCGAACGGAAATTTACAAAATAA